In the Gopherus evgoodei ecotype Sinaloan lineage chromosome 19, rGopEvg1_v1.p, whole genome shotgun sequence genome, CTCTCTATCCATATGTCCGTGTGTTCACGGCCTCTCTTATTCAGTCTGAAGTGGAATTGCAGGACCTGGCTAAGATTGACTTGGAGTGGTCTATACCGACAGCTGGTGAGTACAAAGTGGGTCAGTACAAATCCCCCTTAAAAATGGCCTGTTTAGCTCCAAAGCCTAACTGACACGTAGGGGCAAGAATGTCAACACACATTCTCTGAGACTTTCAAGAACCCTGTTGTTTAACCAGGCGAGAACAGATGCCCCTTCCAGGTTTAGCTAAGGTAAAAAAACCAAGCAGAAAGAACATTTCAGGCCTTCTTCatccatcataaagaagcaaaagagAGCAAACCCTATCTATAAATTTAAAATCCTGTAGGTGTTCTCTTCCAGCTCTGATTTCTAGAATACTTGTTCTAGTCTGTATAGATTAGGGATGTCcagtttttatagggacagtcttgaaaTTCGGGgcattgtcttatataggcacctattacccccaatACCCcgttcccgatttttcacacttgctatctggtcaccataaTATAGGTTCTTCTCCCACCTCACCCTCAAAAATATCTGAGCTTCCATTTGTGGATTTAGCATGAGTCACGAGCAGTTTATTTTTTCTCTCATCTTCTCCCAGGGGCGGGATTATGCATGCAGTGTGGAGCCATTTGCTTTGGgagtggttttgttgtttttatatgGCTGTGCTGCTCTGTGTCTTAGCAATGAGTGGTTGGAGAATGTACTTGGCCcttggagtggaaggtggggaggtttgtgatggtcctgaGGGAGTTCAGTCCAGAGTCTGGACCTAGCCCccgagaaagttctgtctcctggaACGACCAGCTTTACCGTGGTGTTggaaagttccattgtgcctgAGGAATGGAACTGTCATCACATCTTCATCCTGGACTTTGAGTCTCTTAGATACACTGGGCCTAGGCCATCGAGCATCCTGAAGATAAGGATCGAGACCTTTGAAATGGGTGGGAAGCCTCTGTAGGGAGCAGTGATGTCCTCTCCAGGCAGCCCTTGGGATCAGTGCAGGTTGTTTCCTCCAGCATGTTTTACAGTGTGGTGTTCAGTCTAGTTCTAACGGGAATTTCTCCCGTCCCTTGAGAGGTGATGCCCATTTCTGGAAGTCTTCCCTGATATTCAGCCCAATAATTCCCCTCCCTTTGGAATTGCTCCTCTGGATAAGACAggacactggccaggtagactcTGTCCTTGCACTGACCCTCCCACAGGATGAATTTCCCTGATGGGGGtgtccctcccagcacttgcagcTTTGCCTCTGGCACCTCCCCCTGACGTTTgcatcgcctgcagttttctgaTGTTTGTCTCTCAATTCTCTTTTTCCTGAACAGAAAACTTGGGTCACGAGAACTTCAGCTACTTCTCAGCTGTGTGTTGGCTGTTTGGCCGTCACTTATATGAGACGCTTCGGTATCCCATAGGATTAGTGGAGTCCTCCTGGGGAGGGACCTGCATTGAAGCCTGGTCCTCAGGAAGGGTGCTGCAGGAGTGCGGGCTCACAGGCGATGCCGGACGGTGAGGACATTGAGAGCAAATTCACGGCTGTGAAAAACACGCTGtggaccgtgaaatctgatctcccccatgaaatctgccACCCAGCTGGGGGCTCCCACCCTGCACAGGCtctagctgctagtcctggcaggggatggggagggaccaGACTTCCTCCCCCTTACAGGGGacactcccagggcaggtcagaCCCATCTCCAGGAACTTCCCCAGCTGCAAGAAGCTCTGTGACTCCATCTGCCACCTCCCCCATGCGGGGAGATGGAAACTGGACAGAAAcagatctggggattacagtggacgagaagctggatatgagtcaacagtgtgtccttgttcccaagaaggccaacagcattttgggctgcattagtaggagcattgccagcagatcgagggacgtgattattcccctctattccacacttgtgaggccatatctggagtattgcatcaaaaaggatgtggacagattggagacagtccagaggaggCAATGGAAATTATcagggggctagggcacatgacttacaaggagaggttgagggaactgggattatttagcctgcagaagagaaaagtggggaggatttaatagcagccttcaactacctggagCGGGgtaccaaagaggatggagctcggctgttttcagtggtggtagatgacagaacaaggagaaatggtctcaagttgcagtgggggagatctacgttggatattaggaaaaactatttcatcaggagggtggtgaagcactggaatgggttacctagggaggtggtggacgtttttaaggtcaggcttgacaaagccctggctgggatgatttaatgggtgttggtcctgtttttaggaggaggtgggactagatgacctcctgaagtctcttccaaccctgatattctatgattctatgacatatgGTAACCCACCACCTCCCAATAGACCTTCACTtcggcactgctgctggcggtagTGCTGGctttagagctgggtgcctggccagcagccttcctctctggctgcccagctctgaaagcagcacgcctgtcagcagcagggcagaagtgagggtggcaatcccatCACCCTTCCCGCCCTACAATAGGCTTGTGACCCTCCATACCCTGATCACCtgttgggtcaggacccccagggttacaacaccatgaaatttcagatctaaacatctgaaactgtgaaattgactaattttaaaaaaacccttgccatgaaattgaccaaaaggCACTgttaatttggtagggccccaaGTATAAGATGTCCCCTCAGTGCCCATGCTGGACCCATTCCACCTGAATTAACTTCCCCCACCACGCCCCTCTCCAGAGCCCAGAGCTTCCAGCTCCTGCCCCCATGTGCACATGGCTTCCTGCTCCTCTGCACCACCTTGCCCTtaacctcctcttcctccccaccccatcggACTCACAGCCGCCACCTCCTTCAGCCCACTCCCCTGAAGCTTCCctggctgctgcctccagcccTTGCTGGGCCAGCGTCAACCCTTATTTCATTCCGTGCCAGAGTAATTCAAGCCCTGActttcctcttttgaaaagcctCCCCTGTGGGTTGGTACCTGGGGGGAATGAGACATGGCTAGAGCAATgacacaggcagggctggcagggcacGTGCTGGAATAACCCCAGATGGAGAAGGGAATGGCATCTCGTTAGTGACCATTTAACCCCTTCCCTAGAGGCTGTTTTTCCAGCTCATCTTCCTCCGGCTGAGCTTGTCTTTTCCCAGTGCTTTTAGCCCTGTCAGTCTGACCCCAAGCTGTTTACCTCTTTTGGTCCTGTGTATCCAGTCCCCAAGGAACAGGTCCAGTGATTGCTCACCATAGGGGATCAATGCCACCTGGAGTCGGCTGGTCACCTTGTGTGGCGTGAGGTGCTACCCCACACCAACTGATGCTTGTCTTGTGTCATAGGTTTCTTCTTCCCACGCTGCTTTCTGGCCCTAAGATGCCCTCCGTGCTCTGGAATGCGATGATCCACCCGCTCCTCAACATGTCCCTCACGGGCGTTATCTGGTACCAGGGTAAGTCTGGCAGCATATCACGGCACCGGCCACGCCACTTTGGGTGCTGGGCTCAGCTCTCGCTTGTCCTGTGTGCTTGTTGCAGGTGAATCCAACGCCTTCATGAACCCAGATCTGTACAACTGCACGTTCCCAGCTCTCATCGCGGACTGGCGCAGGGCCTTCCATGCCGGGTCTGACGGGCAAACGCAGCCGCTTTTCCCCTTTGGGTTTGTCCAGGTGACTGGTAGCCAGGGTACTGACCATGGTGACACTAATCGCTGCTCAGAGCCAGCTCCTGCTTGCTGCCGGTTTCCTTCACTTCACTGCAGAGCAATCCCTGATGCTGCGCAGGACCGAGGGGAGGGCCAAGCTGAGTCAGTTTGATCAGAGTTTTCCTGCTGACTCCTTGACGCTAACGGACCCGGGAGTGGTCTTGCCATAGGCTCCAAGTCCTGGCACAGAGGCCTTCTAAGGGGAGAGTGATCTGTGAGTTGTGCTGGAGGGATAATATACCCTCTTTCcctcggggggggcagtcagacactgctgcctgtcccctttTCATTCGGGCTGGGGTCTGTGCCCTGCTGGCTCCTCTGCTCCTGTCTCTATCTCACAGCAgaacagggaggggggaagacaaGGCTCCCCACATCTTAGACCCTCACTTCCCCTCCTGACgcactgggagggggaagggggaagagaagccacccctgctctgtccccttgTCTGCGTCACCCCCAGGCTCTCCTGGATTCAGGTGAGcgggggaggcagaggaaggagtGGAGGAAGAGgcttgggaggaaggaggagagtgCTGGGACGGAGGAGCGTCAGAGGCGCACTCTGAGGAGAAGGACTGAGCCCAGCAGGGATGTGTcggaaaaggggaggaggggacgAGCTGAGAGAGTCCAGCTGACTTTAGAATGAATGCCCTGCCCGCAGTCCCGCCGATGGGCCTGGCCCAGATCCCTTCCCACTGGTCACCTGCCTCCGTCCCAGCCCACcacacctcctctgcctgccagCCTCTGTGCCAGGGGTTCCCaacgtgctataaaaactccacggcccacctgtgccgCGATAACTGGTGTTCTGCATATagaaccataggtgctggaaccaggggagctggaggtccagcagcagcccctggtttgaagtggtttccatcatatccaggggctgcagtttggttcagtggctctcagcacccccacggTACACATCGTTCCAGCACCACTGTATAAAAGCCAGGCCGGCACTGGGGGTAGCAAGAGCGGCAGTTGCCCggggccctgcaaagctaagttgctcaggcttcggcttgagtcccaggtggcagggctcgggcCGGCGGGGCTTCTTCTTTCTGCCCTTGGCTCTAGtgagtctaacgccagccctgcttggtggattccctgaaacctgctcagaaGGCTCCCCAGGGGGCCtcggttgagaactgctgctctgtgCCATGGTGACCCTGCTCTGCCTGGCTGGGGCGTCCCCTGGCCCCGGTGTCTcatgggctggggtggagcagacGCTCAACTCTCCGCATGGGGAGTTAGTACGGGGCTGCTAGTGCAAGTCAGGGACTCCTGGGCcaccccctgctggggtgggTTGATGTGTGGGACACTGGGAAGCAGGGCTGTGCGGGGGGAGGCTCCGGCCCCGGTGGGGGATCAGCTCTTTCCCAACTCGCTCTGTCTTTGCAGTTATCCACGTTCCGCCGGCAGGACCGTGATGACCGTTTCCCCCGCATTCGGTGGCACCAGACAGCTGATTACGGCTACGCACCCAACAAGAGAATGCCCAACACCTTCATGGCCGTGGCGGTGGATCTGTGCGACGAGCACTCACCCTATGGCAGGTAACTGCCCACTCCCTGCACAGCAGCTTGCAGTGCACCCAGGAGACATTCCATAGCACCTAGCCTGGAGgtgccagggcctttccctacacAGGAGAGGCGGGGCTGAAGCAGGTTTTTGTTGCGCCATGCTGTAGTGTAGGAGGAGGGCGGGGCAGGGccgggaaagaggaggaggacaggGAGTGCCAAAAGGAGAGGAGAAGAAATCCCCTAACGCACAGTGCTCCAGGGCCACTCCCCACGCCCTGTCACTGGCCTCCCAGATCTGTTCTCTGTGCTTTCCCCAGCTGGGTGTGTGAGATGTACAGGTCGCTAGCCCTGTCAAGTACCGGGCGGCACAGCGTGCTTGGGTGCACTGCTGTGATAGCCAGTAAAGGACAGTGGTACTGGGGGCAGGTGCTCGGAGCCAGCGATCAGCTCCGCGCTAGTGGGCAGAGGGCTTTGTGGAGAGGCTGGGGCAGGCGTGTTTGGCGCATGGGTGTACTCAGCGTATgtgggaggggcgactgacagcGCCTGGCACCAGATCCTTAGGCCCCATTGCCCCCCAGAGCAGCCTGGGGAACTGAGCTGGGATCTGTTCGGTAGCCTGGTCTCTGGGAGACCATCCCGTGGAGGCTGGGCTCTTTGAGCTTATGCTCTCGGCAGTGGCTTGAGATGGACGCCCCCTCTCCACTCGGTGCGGAGGGGGTTGGGAGGGATCTGCACAGGAGTCTTTTCCCTGCCTCCAGAACTAGACTGCCTGCCATTATCTTCATGCATTGCAGCTTCATTGCTGCATGGAGACGGGTAACTGGCCTTGGCTCAGGTTTGGCCGGTGGCCTCTCTAACCTCTCCTGGTCCCGTTGTGCTATTCCTCTAGCCCAACAGGCAGTCTCAGCTGCTCCCCGCTTCCCTTCCAGATCATTTGTCAGGCCAGACCTACCACcgctccctgctgctccccaccccagcagctggCCTGGTCAGCGGCCCTTCGATTGGGGCCTTGCTGCCAGTCTGCAGTCCAGGAgacgctgctgctgctctggagggAGCCCCTAGCCCTCCCCTCCCACGGCTGACTTTGCCTCCAGGGTTGGCCGCTGTCTcagtcagtcccctgccctggcagacctgctccctccagcacctgctccccccgcaccccaacctctccaggcagctgctgctctctgcagggtCCCGTTGACTCATCCTGCAGTTAGACAAAGCTCTTTGCTACTGGAGTGGGGTGAGGGCACCCCGGAGCTAcatggtgccctctgctggcagAGGTGGAGTTTCAGGAGCCACTGCCGGCAAGTGGCTTCCTGTCCTCTCCCCCTCATTTCCCCTCTGCTTTCCTCTTTGCAGCATTCACCCCAGGGATAAACAGAACGTGGCGTATCGGCTGCACCTGGGAGCCCGAGCTGTGGCATATGGAGAGAGAGGCCTGGTCTTCCAAGGCCCATATCCTACAAAAGTCGTGGCGGATGGAGCCAGGGGCCTCATTAACGTCACGTACGGCCAGGAACTCCTGCTGCTTCTAATGCACGACCACATCTTTGAGGTGAGGAGCCATGTGCGTGGGGGGGTCCCTGCCCGTCTCAAGGCAAGCGCCAAGGACAGAGGGGCTGCACTGTTACTGGGCTAGCCTGAGTGCTCTCCGGGGGGCACATGACCCTTCTAGCACCATCAGCTCGggctgtgccccctgctgggataGCTGGACAGATGTCAGCAGGGCAGGCAGCTCTTGCTGCCTGCTGGCTAGCTGTCTAAATAAAAGTTTGCAGTGGACAGATC is a window encoding:
- the SIAE gene encoding sialate O-acetylesterase, giving the protein MAAYLLLLVHMLASAEGVTFRFASYYGDHMVLQKKPVGAVVWGYGEAGANVTMSLSKDSKVIMKKMAQVEEHSETWKVVLAPMEHGGPYSVVAEQHSREEPKNLTLQDIYFGDVWLCSGQSNMEMTVSQIINASKELSEASLYPYVRVFTASLIQSEVELQDLAKIDLEWSIPTAENLGHENFSYFSAVCWLFGRHLYETLRYPIGLVESSWGGTCIEAWSSGRVLQECGLTGDAGRFLLPTLLSGPKMPSVLWNAMIHPLLNMSLTGVIWYQGESNAFMNPDLYNCTFPALIADWRRAFHAGSDGQTQPLFPFGFVQLSTFRRQDRDDRFPRIRWHQTADYGYAPNKRMPNTFMAVAVDLCDEHSPYGSIHPRDKQNVAYRLHLGARAVAYGERGLVFQGPYPTKVVADGARGLINVTYGQELLLLLMHDHIFEVCCSHRPQLSAQEPCQWVPAPMVSASSHTVTLSSSGCRDAVTRLRYAWAEWPCEYRQCPLYNKHLLPAPPFVIDSALKTGWANCEEAGPAPGTS